AGCCGTGTCCTGGCCGGAAGCCGGAGCCTCGTGCCGGTCCTGCGCGAAGGGCTTGCTCGGCTCGGGAGCGAAAGTCGTCTCCCGCTCCGAGGTGAACGGCCTGTCCCGATCGGACCCGAACGCCGTGTCCCGATCGGACCCGAACGCCGTGTCCCGGCCGGACCCGAATGAGCCGGACCCGAATGGAGTGTCCCGCTCGGGAGCGAACGACTTGTCCCGGCCGAACTCGAATGGCTCGTCCCGACCGGACCCGAACGGAATGTCCGGGCCGGAGCCGAACGCCTTGTCCCGATCGGAGCCGGAAGCCGCCTCCTGCTCCGGAGCGAACAGCCTGTCCCTGTCTCGGGCGGAGCCTGCGGAATCGGAGGAGGCCACGGAACCGGAGAGATCGGCGCCGAACGGGCCGGGGACGTGATCTGCCGGCACGACCGGGGCCGGACGCTCGGCCCCGAAGGACACCGGGACCCGGAACGGCTCGGCGACCTCGGGTGTGGAAGGCCCGGGGGTCTCAGGAGCCGTCCGGAGCGACTCGCTGACGATGAACGGCTCGGCGGTCGTGAGAACCGGCAGGTCGTGATCCTGTCCGGCGTCAGGGGAATCGGACCGGTCGTCCTCGTGATCAGCGGCATCGGAGGTGGAGTCGTCGCGGTCGGAGCCGGTGCTCACGAGCGCGGACCGGTCACGATCGGAGTCCGTGCCGTCGAAGGCGGAACGGTCACGGTCATGCTCGGTGCCGGAGGGCGTGAATTGGTCGGAGCCGGTGCCGGAGAACGTGAATCGCTCCCGATCGGAGTCCGCACCGCCGGACGCGGATCCCCCGGGCTCCGGAGCCGAAGGTTTGAAAGGTTCGAGGGTCGGGCCGGAGGACTCGCCCGGCTTCTCCGGGCGCTGGGGTTGCTCGAACAGCCCGCGAGACGGCTCCTGCTCGGGCTCGGAGCGCGGAGATCGGAGCTCGGGTTGCGAGACACGGAGCTCGGGCTCGGAGTGCGAGACACGGAGCTCGGGCTCGGGGAACTCGCCCGTTGTGTGACCGCCGGTGTCACCCTGCTCCTGGCGGGGCAGCGGCTTGAGCGGGGCCAGGAAGCCATCGTCGTCCTGGGCAGGGGGCACCGGTAGGGCGGGAAGGGTGAAGGCGCTCACCGTGTCGGCCGCCTCCATCCAGTCGGCCGCGTCGGCGTCCTCGGCCGGAGCGTCCTTCAGGGCCGCCGATGCGCCCGCAGGGTCGTAGGCCGAATCGACCGCCGTGCGGAACAGCGGTGACGAGGCCGCGTCGGGGTCGGACGGCACGGAACCCCACGGGTCCTTCGGGTATGGCGAAATGGCGGCTCCGTCCATCGTGGTGCTCGTCACCACGCCGGGAGGTGCCTCCTCCTGCTCCTTGATCGCGTCGAGCCAGGCGAGCTGTTCCTCGAGAGATTCCTCACGATCGTGTCTCGCCACCGTGTTCCCCCTCGGGATGGGCATAAAAGGGCAGCAAACACATAGCAGGTTAACGCCCTGTGTTCTTGTCAATGCAGGCAACCACCAAGTTGAGCCCACCGGATAGCTTGGTCATATGCACGCCATCGTGATCGATAAACCTGGTGGACCCGGAGTGCTGGCATGGCAGGAGGTCCCCGACCCCGTGCCCGGACCGGGTGATGTTCTCATCGATGTGGCCGCCTCGGCGGTCAACCGGGCCGATGTGATGCAGAGACAGGGTCTGTACGACCCGCCTCCGGGCGCCCCGCCGTACCCGGGGCTGGAATGCTCCGGCGTGGTCGCCGAGGTCGGCTCGGACGTCGAGGATTTCAAACCGGGCGACCGGGTGTGCGCGCTGCTGGCCGGAGGCGGCTACGCGGAGAAGGTCGCGGTGCCCTGGCAGCAGGTCATGCCCGTGCCCGACGGTGTGGACCTGGTCGAGGCCGCGGCTCTGCCCGAGGTGGCGTGCACGGTCTGGTCCAACGTATTCATGATCGGGCGTCTGAGGAAGGGCGAGACGCTTCTCGTCCACGGTGGCGCCAGTGGGATCGGCACGATGGCCATACAGCTGGCCAAGGCGTTCGGCTCTCGCGTGGTCGTCACCGCCGGATCGGCCGAGAAGATCGCCCGCTGCCTCGATCTTGGCGCGGACGAGGGGATCGACTACCACAAGGAGGACTTCGCGGAGAAGGTCCAGGCCGATGTGATCCTTGACATCATCGGCGGCAAATACCTGCAGGGGAACGTGAAAGCGCTCAAGACCGGCGGGCGGCTCGTCGTGATCGGACTGCAGGGCGGCTCCAAGGGGGAGCTGAACCTGGGTGCTCTCCTCGCCAAACGGGCCTCCGTGCACGGCACCACGCTACGCGGGCGTCCGGTCGACGAGAAGGGGGTCATCGTACGCGGTGTCGTGGAAAACGTCTGGCCCCTTGTCGCCGCGGGAGCGATCCGTCCGGTCATCTATGCCCGAGTGCCGATGAGCGACGCCGCGGAGGCTCACAAGATCATGGAGTCCGGCGACCACATCGGGAAAATCCTGCTAGTAGGTTGAGGACTATGAACGCTGAGGAGAGCACTCCGCACATAGTGGTCATGGGCCCTCAGGGCGTCCAGGCCGAGGAGGACGGCGAAGGACGGTCGATCACCGATTTGGTCGAGCAGCCCGCCAAGGTGATGCGGATCGGCAGCATGATCCGTCAGCTCCTCGAGGAGGTCCGTGCGGCTCCGCTGGACGAGGCCAGCCGCAAGCGCCTCAAGGAGATCCACCAGAGCTCCATCAAGGAGCTCGAAGACGGTCTGGCGCCCGAGCTGGTGGAGGAGCTGGAGCGCCTGTCGCTTCCGTTCACCGAGAACGACAACGGCGCCCCGCCCAGCGACGCCGAGCTCCGGGTCGCGCACGCGCAGTTGGTCGGCTGGCTGGAGGGCCTGTTCCACGGGATACAGACCACTCTTTTCGCCCAGCAGATGGCGGCCCGCGCCCAGTTGGAGAACATGCGGAAGGCGTTGCCCAGCGGCGTCTCCCTCCCGCAGGAGGGTCATCAGGCCAGCTCGGGCCCGTATCTGTAAAGCTGCTCAAGCACTTTGGCGACCCCATCCTCGTTGTTGGTCGCGGTCACATGATCGACCGCGGCCAGCACCGCGGCATGGGCGTTGGCTACGGCGTAGGAGGTGCCGACCCACCGCAGCATCGGCAGGTCGTTGGGCATGTCACCGAACGCGATCGCCTCGGCGGGCCCGATCTCCTGCCCCTCGGCCAGCGCAGCCAGTGCGGAGGCCTTCGTCACGCCGTGGGCGCTCATCTCGATCAGGGCGCGGCCGCTGGAGTGAGTGGGGGTGACAAGGTCACCGACCAGCTCGCGGACCTCTTCCTGGAGGACGTCCGGGTCCATCCGGGGATGCAGGGCCAGAAGCTTGGCACACGGCCGTGAGGTGAGAGCGGCCGTTCCGACGCGGAACCCGGCGGCCCCTTTGCCGTCCTCTCGACCGAGACGAAAGCCCGATTCGTGAGCGAATCCACCCTCGTATTCAACTGAGAACGCCAGCTCGGGAACCTTTTCACGGAGACGCGTCACCACCTCTTCGAGCACATCTGGAGCGATGAGGTGTGATTTGACGATCCGTTCGGTGTGCAGGTCGTAGACAAGGGCGCCGTTGGCGCATATGGCCAGCCCCCTGTGGCGCACCGCCGCCGCGACCGGGCGCATCCACCGGGGCGGCCGGCCGGTCACGAAGACCAGCGTGGCACCGGCGCTCTCCACACGGGCGAAAGCGGCCGTGGTACGGGGCGAGACGGTACCGTCCGAGCGCAGAGCGGTGCCGTCGAGGTCGGTGGCGACGAGCCGGGGGTTTCCCATAACAGGTTCCAGTCTGCACTGTGATCCGCGGAGGGCGAACCACGGATCCGTCTCGAGGAATCTTCCTCATGGCGGGAACACGGGTGCGCCGGATAGTGTTAGATGTGATGGCGTTGTATTAGCTGAATCCCGTTGTGAAAACCAGTTTGACTGAACCACCCCGGGGCTTGCTGTACGACACATGGGGTTCACGAGGTGTGAATCCCAAAGTTTCAAATCCTGAGGGAGAGCTTTAATGGCTCAGGGAACCGTCAAGTGGTTCAACGCTGAAAAGGGCTTCGGCTTCATCGCACCGGACGGCGGTGCACCGGATGTGTTCGTGCACTTCTCCGAGATCCAGGGCAACGGCTACCGTAGTCTCGAAGACGGCCAGCGGGTCGAGTTCGAGATCACGCAGGGCCAGAAGGGCCCGCAGGCCTCGCAGGTCCGCGCCGTCTGACGCATAGACCTCTGGTAGCGAGGGAGGCGGGGTCCGCTTGACGCGGGCCCCGCCTTCTCCGTTTCCCGGGCGGCTCCGGCACCCGGCCCGTTCCCGCCGCAGGCCGCCCCCCGAAAGCCCGCCTCACCACCCGGTCCGTTCCCGCCGCAGGCCGCCCCCCGGAGACCCCGTCTCACCACCCGGCCCGTTCCCGCCGTGCATCCGCGGTCCGGCTCACCGGTAGACCAGGCCCGAGAGCCGCCTGGCCAGCCCGTTGCGGAAGGCGGGGCTGTGCGCCAGGGTCCGCAGGACCAGGTTCCTGATCGGACGCAGGCGCCTGTTCATGGTGGCCGGCCGGGGCGGTAGGCGTCGGCCACCCGGTGGTGGCCCCGGAACCTCGATCCCCAGATGATTTCGTGCACCACGGCCCGATCCTTTTCGGGTCCCCGGCTGTCCGGCAGTGCCTGGACGAAAGCCACGTCGGGCTCGGCCGGCGCCTCGTCGACGGTGGCCACGATCCGGTGGGTGCCGTCGGGCAGCGGGGCGACCACGACCAGCCCGGCGGGTGAGAAGAAGAGGATGACCTCGTCGCCGGGCACGCCGCCGGTGAGCCGTACGTCGGCCAGGCTGAACGACTCGGCGTACTGTCCGCCGGTGAACGCGATGCCCGCCTGCTCGCGGACCGTGCTGTGCATGCCGTCCGCGCCGACCACGTACTTCGCCCTGACGGTGGCGCCGCCGGCGAAGACCGCGCTCACGCCTTCGCCGGCGGCGCCACCATCCGGGCCATCGCCTCGGACTCGGGCATCGACCCGTCCATGGTCATGCGCTATTTCGGCGACAAGGAGGGGTTGTTCGCCGCCGCGGCCGACTTCGATCTGAGATTTCCCGACCTGGCGGCGGTCCCGCCCGAAACCATCGGGACGACGCTCATCGCCCACTTCCTCGACCGCTGGGAACACGACGAGGGCATGCTGATCCTGCTGCGCACCGGCGTCACCGACGAGGCCGTCGCCGAGCGCATGCGCGACATCTTCGC
Above is a genomic segment from Streptosporangium album containing:
- a CDS encoding nucleotide-binding protein, whose product is MARHDREESLEEQLAWLDAIKEQEEAPPGVVTSTTMDGAAISPYPKDPWGSVPSDPDAASSPLFRTAVDSAYDPAGASAALKDAPAEDADAADWMEAADTVSAFTLPALPVPPAQDDDGFLAPLKPLPRQEQGDTGGHTTGEFPEPELRVSHSEPELRVSQPELRSPRSEPEQEPSRGLFEQPQRPEKPGESSGPTLEPFKPSAPEPGGSASGGADSDRERFTFSGTGSDQFTPSGTEHDRDRSAFDGTDSDRDRSALVSTGSDRDDSTSDAADHEDDRSDSPDAGQDHDLPVLTTAEPFIVSESLRTAPETPGPSTPEVAEPFRVPVSFGAERPAPVVPADHVPGPFGADLSGSVASSDSAGSARDRDRLFAPEQEAASGSDRDKAFGSGPDIPFGSGRDEPFEFGRDKSFAPERDTPFGSGSFGSGRDTAFGSDRDTAFGSDRDRPFTSERETTFAPEPSKPFAQDRHEAPASGQDTAFASGRDTLPASGRDTVPVSGRDASSVPNRDEAFAAEQAASPASGRETAEPVREPYQARRRQSAPPPAFSAPSRQQVPGVPRPSADSLDPESLLRGRRNGPAGGWRKLIYKASAGLIKPGESPEVRRRRELVGRARTPVATGHHRVAVLSLKGGVGKTTTTVGLGATLAQVRGDRVIAVDANPDRGTLSDKVELETSATVRDLLNERQQIKRYVDIRAFTSQAPSRLEILASDRDPSVSEAFSASDYQSVAQVLENFYSICITDCGTGLLHSAMSGVLGLADQLVLVSSPSVDGARAASATLDWLEAHHYEELVRSATVVLCSVRPRSKSTVDLDRLEAHFAARCRAVIRVPYDPHLEEGAEIDLERLQPGTRESYLRLAASVGDGFAGMQP
- a CDS encoding NAD(P)H-quinone oxidoreductase, whose amino-acid sequence is MHAIVIDKPGGPGVLAWQEVPDPVPGPGDVLIDVAASAVNRADVMQRQGLYDPPPGAPPYPGLECSGVVAEVGSDVEDFKPGDRVCALLAGGGYAEKVAVPWQQVMPVPDGVDLVEAAALPEVACTVWSNVFMIGRLRKGETLLVHGGASGIGTMAIQLAKAFGSRVVVTAGSAEKIARCLDLGADEGIDYHKEDFAEKVQADVILDIIGGKYLQGNVKALKTGGRLVVIGLQGGSKGELNLGALLAKRASVHGTTLRGRPVDEKGVIVRGVVENVWPLVAAGAIRPVIYARVPMSDAAEAHKIMESGDHIGKILLVG
- a CDS encoding bacterial proteasome activator family protein, with translation MNAEESTPHIVVMGPQGVQAEEDGEGRSITDLVEQPAKVMRIGSMIRQLLEEVRAAPLDEASRKRLKEIHQSSIKELEDGLAPELVEELERLSLPFTENDNGAPPSDAELRVAHAQLVGWLEGLFHGIQTTLFAQQMAARAQLENMRKALPSGVSLPQEGHQASSGPYL
- a CDS encoding HAD family hydrolase, translated to MGNPRLVATDLDGTALRSDGTVSPRTTAAFARVESAGATLVFVTGRPPRWMRPVAAAVRHRGLAICANGALVYDLHTERIVKSHLIAPDVLEEVVTRLREKVPELAFSVEYEGGFAHESGFRLGREDGKGAAGFRVGTAALTSRPCAKLLALHPRMDPDVLQEEVRELVGDLVTPTHSSGRALIEMSAHGVTKASALAALAEGQEIGPAEAIAFGDMPNDLPMLRWVGTSYAVANAHAAVLAAVDHVTATNNEDGVAKVLEQLYRYGPELA
- a CDS encoding cold-shock protein; its protein translation is MAQGTVKWFNAEKGFGFIAPDGGAPDVFVHFSEIQGNGYRSLEDGQRVEFEITQGQKGPQASQVRAV
- a CDS encoding FAD-dependent monooxygenase, with product MSAVFAGGATVRAKYVVGADGMHSTVREQAGIAFTGGQYAESFSLADVRLTGGVPGDEVILFFSPAGLVVVAPLPDGTHRIVATVDEAPAEPDVAFVQALPDSRGPEKDRAVVHEIIWGSRFRGHHRVADAYRPGRPP
- a CDS encoding TetR/AcrR family transcriptional regulator gives rise to the protein MHAVRADHVLRPDGGAAGEDRAHAFAGGATIRAIASDSGIDPSMVMRYFGDKEGLFAAAADFDLRFPDLAAVPPETIGTTLIAHFLDRWEHDEGMLILLRTGVTDEAVAERMRDIFALQFGPLAARLCDDPSQAPVRAGLVATQVLGMALCRYVLRLPPVAAMSRDEIVGWLGPTLQRYLEE